The nucleotide sequence GCGCCATAGGCAGGCGACGGCAATCGCCAGCAGCCCGCAGACCATGCCCCGCCCCTCGCCGAGCCGAGGTCCGAGCCAGGGCAGCGCCAAGGCGAACAGGCCCATGCACAGCACCGGCAAGACGGTCAGCATCGACGCACCCTGGAAGCCCAGGCCAGTCGCCTGGCGAATCTCGGTGAGCAAGGGGCCAATCGAGGTCAGCATCGGCCGCAGGTTGATGCCCAGCGCGACTATCACCAGCAGGCCCAGCGAGCCCACCTGGGCGCGCGTTCCGCTCTCGCGTAGCGCCGACTCGCAACCGCCGCCACTCATCCCCGAGTCGCTTGCCAGAAGGAGTACAACCCCTGCTCGCCCTGGGGCAACAGTGGCCGCAAGGGTAGCGACTGCTCCTGCGGCGGGTGCGCCATCTGCACGTAAACCGCCGCGGTCGACAGCCCGAAGGCCGCGCCGTCCTCGTTCGAATAGGCGAAATAGGCCGCGCTCACCCCGCACAGGTGCATGGCCGCCAGGCACATCGGGCACGGATGGCCGCTGGCGTAGATCACGCAGCCGTCCAACCGGGGACTGCCGAGCACCTGGCTGGCCCGGCGGATCGCCAACAACTCGGCGTGGCCGGTCGGGTCCTGATCGAGGTGGATTTCGTTGGCGGCGCGCGCGATGACCCGGCCATCGCGGACCAGCACGGCGCCGAACGGTCGCCCGCCAGCGTCGACATTGGCACGGGCCAAGGCCACGGCTTCGCGCATGAAATCTTCGTGTTGCATGAATGTCACCGACTCTGCTGCAAGTCAGAAAATTATGCCCAGGCGGCCTAGTATGTTGAAATTAAATGGTGAAATGCTTTCCAGTGGGAATCAGAATGCTCGACCCGACTTTGCTGCGCAGTTTCGTCATGGTGGTGGATGCCGGCAATTTCACCCGCGCCGCCGAACACCTGCACCTGACCCAATCCACCGTCAGCCAGCAGATTCTCCGTCTGGAACAGAGCCTGGATTGCCGCCTGCTCGACCGCAGCCAGCGCCAGATCCTGCCCACCGAGGAAGGCGAACGTCTGCTCGGTTATGCCCGGCGCATCCTGCAGCTGGGCGAGGAAGCCCGCGTAGCGCTGAACATGGAACACAGCGAAGGCGTGCTGCGCCTGGGCATGCCCGAGGACTTCGCCGGCGAACGCATGATGCCGCTGCTCGCCGCGTTCAGCGCCCAACGCCCGCGCCTGCGTCTGGAGATTTCCAGCGGCCTCAGCCATGAACTGCTGCGCCAGTATCGCAACGGCGAGCTGGACCTGTTGCTGGTCAAGCAGTGGGGCGCCGACAGCGACTGCCTGGCACGCTGGCCCGAACCTCTGTGCTGGCTGGACAGCGCTGCGCAGCCCAGCGCCGGGCGCGATCCCCTGCCACTGGTGGTATTTCCGCTGGGCGCCCTGTATCGCCAGGAGATGATCCACGCACTGGAGGGCAACGGTCGCCGCTGGCGAATCAGCTATTGCAGCGCCAGCCTGGCCAGCCTCGCCGCGGCGGCGGGCGCCGGCATGGGCGTGAGCCTGTTGCCGCTGCGCTGCCAGCAGCCTTCGCATCAGGTGCTGACGGCCGAGGAAGGTTTCCCGTCGATCGACGGGCTGGAACTGGTGCTCTATGCGCGCGCCGAGCTGGGCAGCGCCGGCCGCAGCCTGTGCGACCAGCTCCGTGCGCTGTGCGGGCAGACGGCAGCCGACCAACTGCGCGAATAACGGCTTATTGCCACTGCTGGCAGAAAGCTCCCGTTGAGGGGCAGATTCAGCTCGGGTAAGGTCATGGCATCCGCCACGATAAGGCTTCGCCATGACCTCCAAGCTGGATCAACTTAAAGCTTTCACCACCGTGGTCGCCGACACCGGCGATATCGACGCCATCGCCCGCCTCAAGCCGGTCGACGCCACCACCAATCCCTCGCTGCTGCTCAAGGCCGCCGCCCTGCCGCGTTATGCGCAACTGCTCGACGATGCGGTAGCCGGCTGCGACGGCGATCTCGGCCTGGCCTGCGACCGCTTCGGCGTCGCGGTCGGCGGGGAAATCCTCAAGGTGATTCCCGGGCGCATCTCCACCGAGGTGGACGCCCGTTTGTCCTTCGATACCCAGGCCACCCTGCAACGCGCCGAACGCCTGATCGGCCTCTACGAGCAGGCCGGCATCGGCCGCGAGCGGGTGCTGATCAAGATCGCCGCCACCTGGGAAGGCATCCGCGCCGCCGAACAGCTGGGAAAAGCTGGCATCCAGACCAATCTGACCCTGCTGTTCGCCTTCGCCCAGGCCGCCGCCTGCGCCGACGCCGGCGTGTTCCTGATCTCGCCCTTCGTCGGGCGCATCTACGACTGGTACAAGAAGGCCGAGGGCCGCGATTTCGTCGGTGCCGAAGACCCTGGCGTGCGCTCGGTGGCACGCATCTACGACTACTACAAGGCCAACGGCTACCAGACCGTGGTGATGGGTGCGAGCTTCCGCAACCTCGGCCAAATCGAGCAACTAGCGGGTTGCGACCGTCTGACCATCAGCCCCGAGTTGCTACAGCAACTGGCTGATGACCAGGGCTCGCTGGCGCGCAAACTGGCACCTGGCAAAACTGGCGAGGCACGCCAATCGCTCGATGAAAGCCGCTTTCGCTGGGGCATGAACGAGGATCCCATGGCCACCGAGAAACTTGCTGAAGGTATCCGCCTGTTCGCCCGCGATCAGGAAAAACTCGAAGCGCTCCTCGCCAGCAAGGCGTGAAGTCGCCCAACAAAAAACGCGCGCCCTAGGGCGCGCGTTTTCATTTGAAGCAAACCGATCGAATCAGTGGCGCTCGAGCGCGTTGACCAGATCATGGAAAGCCTCGCGATTGGATTCATTGAGACCCATGAGGATCTTATGGGCTTCCAATACCTTGGCTTTGACGATGTCTTCGGATTGCTCTTGCGACGGCAAATCATCCAGGCAATCCGGACACGGAATTCCTGGGCGATCGACAATATTGAATACCTGATCGAAGCCCATCGACTGCAGCAAGCGCGTAATGTCTTCGTGAGTGGTAACCACAGTTGGCAGCAATCCGACTTTCTGCCGCGAAAGAATCGACAGTTTGGCCAACAAGCCCAGGGTGGTGCTGTCGATGCTGCGGGTTTCGGTGAGATCGATGATGATCGCGGAAAAATTCAGCGCGGAAAAAATCTTCTCGATCGTGGCGTCCAGTGCCGAACATAGGGTCAGACGGACTTCACCAACGAATTTGAGGATGAAAGTGCCATCCTGCTCGGCGAATTGAATTCTACCGGTACTCATGCCACGCCTCTCATGCTGTTGCTCACGCAAGGTTCCTGCTCAATACCAGCAGGGCAATATCGTCAGGCATATCGCCCAAATCGCCCAGCCCAAGCACCTGGCGTAGCCCTTCCAGGCTTCCGCCTGCCTGACTTACCAGCTCAGGCAACGCTAGCTCTTTCTCTTTGAGTGTGTCGCCCGGCAAAAGGTCCAGAATGCCATCGGACAACAGGGTGAGACTGAAGGAAGCAGGCAAATCCATCACCTGGTCCGAGTATTCAGCCTCGTCGAATAATCCCACCGGCAAGCCCTTACCGTTCAGGTAGTGGGCTTTTCCTTCGCTAAACATGACCGGTAGCGGCAAATGCCCGCCAATGCTGTAGGTCAGCGTGCCCTCGACCTGGTCGATAACGCCGCCAAGCATGGTCACATGCTTACCGAGCTTGCAGTTGATCAGCCCACGGTTGATGTGCCCGAGTACGTCCGACGGTTTGAACGCCGGCAAACGTCCACCACGGCGCGACTCATACAACAGCCGGGTGGTCATGAACTTGAGCAGCACAGTCACGAACGCGGAAGACGCGCCGTGTCCAGAGACATCGGCCAAATAAAACGCCACCCGCCGCTCATCAATGCGGAAGTAATCGACGAAATCGCCCGAGAGATATAAAGAAGGAATGATCTGATGAGCGAACTGCAGGTCATCGGCAACCCAAGGCGTCACCGGCAGCATATTCATCTGTACCTGGCGACCGGCGTTCTGGTCCTCCTGCAACAAGTGCAGACTGGCCTCCAGCTCGCGATTGGCCGCTTCCAGCTTCTCGCGATAACGGCGGTTTTCCAGGCGCAGGTGCGCACGATCCAGCGCGCGGCGCACCGAATGCTCGAGCACCGCAAGGTCTTCCAACGGCTTGATCAGGTAATCGGCAGCCCCGAGACGCAGGGCTTCGACAACATCGCCCATGACGCCGGCGCCAGAAACGACGATTACCGGCACTTCGACTTCCAAGGCGTTAATTCGACGAATCAGCTCAAGGCCATCGACCTGAGGCATGCGCAGATCACAAACGACAATATCGGGCTTTTCTCGCTCGAATACCTGCAATCCCTGAAGGCCATTACTGGCTTGCAGCACATGGAAACCGCTGTCTTCCAGATAGGCCGCAAGGCTTGCGCGCACTACGTCGTCGTCATCAATTATCAGCAGCGAGGCACTGGAATTGTGCATGGGGTACCAGGCAAACGGCGCCAGGGAATTGGCTTAAGCGTTGAGCGTGAGATCCTGAACGCGTGTACTCGGCTCACATTAAGGCGCAGACGGTACTCCCATCCGTGCCCTGATTCAAGCTTGGCCCGATTGGCGCGCCCGGCACCTTTACACCCGAAAACGGTGGGGACTATAAGAGGCAAACACGTCATAACAAGAGGATCAAGGCATGACCCAAAACGATCGGGACTACAGTGAGAAACGCGACTTCATCCGAATGCGCCTTGAGGCCCCGGTCACTTTGGTGCACGGCGGGAGGGAGCTCGGAGCCATCTGCCTGGACCTTTCGAGCAACGGCATGCACCTCGAAGCGCCTACCGCACTGAAGATGGGCGACCGCGTGCGAGTGTTGATCCCCTCCTCCCATCGCGAACTCAAAGGTCTGGACGTAGAGGCGGAAGTGGTTCGCGTCAGCTCGCTGGACGAGGGTGGTCAAGCACTCGGGCTGTCCATCGTGGCGATGAACTAACCGCGTTCTGAATCAAACATGACAAAGGCGGCCTAGGCCGCCTTTGTCACATCTGGAAGCAAGTTCGACAGCTTTTAAAAGTCGTCTTCGACCTGGCCGTCCTGCACTTTGAATTCGCGGTTCTGCAGGTAGACGTTGCGGATGAACACGTATTTATCGCCGTTGATCATTTTCTCCGCCGACAACAGGTTCGCCCGGGTATCGATCACGTCCACACCGCGGGTCACGTTACGGGTCGGCACATGATCGATGTACGGATACGGGCCGAGGTAACTATCCGGAATCATTGCCGGCGCATCACGCACGGTGCTCGGACCGAAGAACGGCAGCATCAGGTACGGACCGCTACCTATGCCCCAGGCGCCGAGAGTCTGGCCGAAGTCTTCATCGTTGCGGTTCAGCCCCATTGAGGTGCCGACATCGAAGAAACCAAGCAACCCGAACGTGGTGTTGAAAATCAGTCGGCTGCTATCAACACCGGCATCATGAATCTTGCCTTGCAGCAGGTTGTTGGCCAGGTTGCCCACGTCGCCAACGTTGTTGAAGACGTTATGCACGCCATCTTCGAGAAATTGCGGGGTGATCGTCTGATAACCCTGCGCAAGCGGCTTCAGCGCATAGGTATCGAGGGTATCGTTGAATCGGAAAATTGCCCGATTGAAACCTTCCCATGGGTCTTCTTCTGCGGCCTGTGCAGCCAATGGCACCAGTGCCAGACTGGCGAACGCCATAAGGCATACCAGACCCTCGATCCACTTTGCAGCGAAAACACGCATTGCAGTTTCTCCATGAGAAAAAGTACTTTGGCGAGCAGGCGACCGCCATTTGGCTGCGCAGTATAAAGCCTCGACCCCACTATTTCGGCAGCATAGCGAAACCTTTTATGACAGAAAAACGCTTAGTTTTCACCGCGCGGATTCCAGTGCGCTGGGGCGACATGGATAGCCGCCAACACGTCAACAACACCACCTATATTCAGTACACGGAAGAGGCGCGAGTACAGTGGTTCCGCCAACTGGGCCTGGATTTCAGCGAAGTCGGGCCGGTGGTATTGCAAAACATGCATACCTACCTGAAGGCGGTGGTTTATCCGGCGACGGTGGTCGTCGAGCTATATCTCGGTGCAGCGGGCCGCAGCAGTTTGACCCTCGAACATCGCATGACCACCCTGGAAAACCCGCAAACAGTCTACGGAGAAGGCTTTTGCAAAGTCGTCTGGATCAATCATCGTGAGGAGCGCAGCGTGCCGATTCCCGACTCGGTGCGCCAACTATTTGCCTGATGCGCGCAATGAATATGCCCGGATGTTGGCGTAACCTGTCAGTGAGGCGTGGACCTTTCGCCAGCCTGGCAGGTCAATGCCTGTAATTACTATGGAGGGATACCCCATGCCTGCTCGTGAATTGCAGCAGCAATTGAATGAACTGCGCGAACAACTCGATAGCGGTACCACATTGACCGCCGAAGAGCAGACGCATCTGCAGGATTTGATCAGTCAAATCGAACTGAAACTCGAACTGGAAGCCGTCACCCCGGACACGGGGTTGGTGGATGGCGTTAATCTCGCGGTGGAACGCTTCGAGGTCGAGCATCCGACGCTGGCCGGCACATTGCGCAACATCGTGCAAAGTCTCGCCAACATGGGTATTTGAGCCCTGTACAACTAAAAAGCCCCGGCATCGACCGGGGCTTTTGCGTTACTGGCGGACCAGTCGGCGATTGTCCGGCGTAATCGGCGCCGTACTGCGATACGGATTGATATCCAACCCGCCGCGGCGCACATAGCGCGCATAGACAGTGAGCTTGGTCGGCGCGAGCAATCGCTGCAGATCGAGGAAAATCCGCTCCACGCATTGCTCGTGAAAATCGACGTGCTGACGAAAGCTCACCAGATAAGCCAGAAAACTGGCGGGATCTAGCCGCGCAGCGCCCTGATACTCCAGCGTCACACTGCCCCAGTCAGGCTGACCGGTGACCGGGCAATTGGATTTAAGCAAATGGCTGTGCAACGCCTCATCTACCGAGCCGCACGGTTCGCAACGCAGCAATTCGGCTTGCGGATGCTCGTAGCGCGACACCTGGATATCCAGTTCGTCGATGCACACGCCAGGCAGCGGCGCCACGCCTTGCGCCTGCACATCGGCCAGGCTGCGCACCCGTACTGCCACCGGAGCACCAGCGGCAGCCGAGAGATCCCGAGTCATGACTGTTTCAAGCGCGGCAGCATCGCTGAAGGTGCTCTGGTTCAGCGAGTTGAGATACAGCTTGAAGGACTTGGATTCGATGATATTCGGCGAGTCTGCGGGAATCGCGAATTCGCCAATTGCTACTACTGGCTTACCAGACGGCAGCAGCCAGGACAGCTCATAGCAATTCCAATAATCGACGCCCTGATAGGGCAGGGTTTGCGCGGTCAGGCCCAGCTCCGCCCACTTGGTCGCGCGGGCAATGGGGAACAGCAGTTCCGGGCTGTAAGTGGCGATGTATTCGCTGGATTTACCTAGCGGCGAATGTTCGGCAGGGTGCTGCATGGCGAAAACCTGGAAGGAGAAAAACGCGGCAAGTGTATACAGTTTCCTCGGTGCTTTCAGGGCCCCTGGACCACTGGCGCGCGCATTTCCGCCCCCAAAAGTATGGATACGCCTTACAACCAGAATCGCAGGCCGACCACCCAAGCACCCTCCTCGTCATCCTCGCCCGCCTCACGTAGCCAGTCGCTGCTGCGGCCGTAGGTCTTTTCCCACTGGTAGCCGACATAGGGAGAGAACGCCGGGGTGATCCGATAGTGCAGGCGCAAGCCGGCTTCCAGGGTGCTGCCCCCGGCGCCAATGTCCAGATCGCGGTCGTCGGCCATGGCCAGGTCGTATTCCAGCTTCGGTTCGAGCACCCAGCGCTGACTCAACAGCCACTCGTATTCGGCCTCCACCCGTAGCGAAGGATCGCCCTGCTCGCTGACGAACAGGTTGGCGTCCAGCTCAATCCACTGTGGCGCCAGCCCCTTGAGACCGAGCACCGCGTAGCTGCGTTGCGGCCCTGACTGGTCGTCATAACGAAGGCCGGCCTGCCAGTCGAAGAACGTGCTGGCCTCCCGACGGTAGAGCAATTGCGTCTGGCTCGACTGGGTCGGACCGCCGGCATCGCGTTCGCCCTCGCTTTTGAGCACCAGCTTGTGACGATCGTTGCCGTACCAGCCCTCGGCCTCCCAGGCCAGTTGCTGATCGTCGCCGTGAAAACGCTGTTCCAGACGATCGACAGCGAAATGGCCGACCGGCATGTCGTCCATCTCCATGGCCAAAGCCGATAACGGTAAGCCGATCAGCACACCGGCTAGCACTCGTTCATTAATGCGCATGGCCGCCCTCCTCCCGAGCCGCGGGATAGAACGGCTGGCTGCCGCCATCCGGCGCCTCGACGATGACCTTGCGGAACATGCCGCTGGCCATGTGGTAGATCAGGTGGCAGTGGAAGGCCCACTCGCCCTTGGCATCCGCCGGCACGTCGACTTCCAGGGTCTGCCCCGGTGCGACGTTGACCACATGCTTGAGCGGATTGAATCGACCGTTGCCTTTGTCCAGCTGCATCCACATGCCGTGCAGGTGCATCGGGTGGTTCATCATGGTCTGGTTGACGAAGCGGATGCGCACCCGCTCGCCATACTTCAAGCGGACCGGCTCGGCCTCCGAGTATTTCTTGCCGTCGAATGACCAGTAATAGCGCTCCATGTTGCCGGTCAGCTTCAGCTCGATAGTGCGGTCCGGCGCGCGATAGTCAGCGAACGGACGCATCGCTTTGAGATCGCCATAGACCAGCACCCGACCACCATCAACCGGCTCGGGCGCGATACCA is from Pseudomonas sp. LS44 and encodes:
- a CDS encoding nucleoside deaminase — translated: MQHEDFMREAVALARANVDAGGRPFGAVLVRDGRVIARAANEIHLDQDPTGHAELLAIRRASQVLGSPRLDGCVIYASGHPCPMCLAAMHLCGVSAAYFAYSNEDGAAFGLSTAAVYVQMAHPPQEQSLPLRPLLPQGEQGLYSFWQATRG
- a CDS encoding LysR substrate-binding domain-containing protein, coding for MLDPTLLRSFVMVVDAGNFTRAAEHLHLTQSTVSQQILRLEQSLDCRLLDRSQRQILPTEEGERLLGYARRILQLGEEARVALNMEHSEGVLRLGMPEDFAGERMMPLLAAFSAQRPRLRLEISSGLSHELLRQYRNGELDLLLVKQWGADSDCLARWPEPLCWLDSAAQPSAGRDPLPLVVFPLGALYRQEMIHALEGNGRRWRISYCSASLASLAAAAGAGMGVSLLPLRCQQPSHQVLTAEEGFPSIDGLELVLYARAELGSAGRSLCDQLRALCGQTAADQLRE
- the tal gene encoding transaldolase translates to MTSKLDQLKAFTTVVADTGDIDAIARLKPVDATTNPSLLLKAAALPRYAQLLDDAVAGCDGDLGLACDRFGVAVGGEILKVIPGRISTEVDARLSFDTQATLQRAERLIGLYEQAGIGRERVLIKIAATWEGIRAAEQLGKAGIQTNLTLLFAFAQAAACADAGVFLISPFVGRIYDWYKKAEGRDFVGAEDPGVRSVARIYDYYKANGYQTVVMGASFRNLGQIEQLAGCDRLTISPELLQQLADDQGSLARKLAPGKTGEARQSLDESRFRWGMNEDPMATEKLAEGIRLFARDQEKLEALLASKA
- the rssC gene encoding anti-sigma factor antagonist RssC, with the protein product MSTGRIQFAEQDGTFILKFVGEVRLTLCSALDATIEKIFSALNFSAIIIDLTETRSIDSTTLGLLAKLSILSRQKVGLLPTVVTTHEDITRLLQSMGFDQVFNIVDRPGIPCPDCLDDLPSQEQSEDIVKAKVLEAHKILMGLNESNREAFHDLVNALERH
- the rssB gene encoding two-component system response regulator RssB, with translation MHNSSASLLIIDDDDVVRASLAAYLEDSGFHVLQASNGLQGLQVFEREKPDIVVCDLRMPQVDGLELIRRINALEVEVPVIVVSGAGVMGDVVEALRLGAADYLIKPLEDLAVLEHSVRRALDRAHLRLENRRYREKLEAANRELEASLHLLQEDQNAGRQVQMNMLPVTPWVADDLQFAHQIIPSLYLSGDFVDYFRIDERRVAFYLADVSGHGASSAFVTVLLKFMTTRLLYESRRGGRLPAFKPSDVLGHINRGLINCKLGKHVTMLGGVIDQVEGTLTYSIGGHLPLPVMFSEGKAHYLNGKGLPVGLFDEAEYSDQVMDLPASFSLTLLSDGILDLLPGDTLKEKELALPELVSQAGGSLEGLRQVLGLGDLGDMPDDIALLVLSRNLA
- a CDS encoding PilZ domain-containing protein; this encodes MTQNDRDYSEKRDFIRMRLEAPVTLVHGGRELGAICLDLSSNGMHLEAPTALKMGDRVRVLIPSSHRELKGLDVEAEVVRVSSLDEGGQALGLSIVAMN
- a CDS encoding VacJ family lipoprotein; amino-acid sequence: MRVFAAKWIEGLVCLMAFASLALVPLAAQAAEEDPWEGFNRAIFRFNDTLDTYALKPLAQGYQTITPQFLEDGVHNVFNNVGDVGNLANNLLQGKIHDAGVDSSRLIFNTTFGLLGFFDVGTSMGLNRNDEDFGQTLGAWGIGSGPYLMLPFFGPSTVRDAPAMIPDSYLGPYPYIDHVPTRNVTRGVDVIDTRANLLSAEKMINGDKYVFIRNVYLQNREFKVQDGQVEDDF
- a CDS encoding thioesterase family protein, which gives rise to MTEKRLVFTARIPVRWGDMDSRQHVNNTTYIQYTEEARVQWFRQLGLDFSEVGPVVLQNMHTYLKAVVYPATVVVELYLGAAGRSSLTLEHRMTTLENPQTVYGEGFCKVVWINHREERSVPIPDSVRQLFA
- a CDS encoding DUF4404 family protein — protein: MPARELQQQLNELREQLDSGTTLTAEEQTHLQDLISQIELKLELEAVTPDTGLVDGVNLAVERFEVEHPTLAGTLRNIVQSLANMGI
- the queF gene encoding NADPH-dependent 7-cyano-7-deazaguanine reductase QueF (Catalyzes the NADPH-dependent reduction of 7-cyano-7-deazaguanine (preQ0) to 7-aminomethyl-7-deazaguanine (preQ1) in queuosine biosynthesis); translated protein: MQHPAEHSPLGKSSEYIATYSPELLFPIARATKWAELGLTAQTLPYQGVDYWNCYELSWLLPSGKPVVAIGEFAIPADSPNIIESKSFKLYLNSLNQSTFSDAAALETVMTRDLSAAAGAPVAVRVRSLADVQAQGVAPLPGVCIDELDIQVSRYEHPQAELLRCEPCGSVDEALHSHLLKSNCPVTGQPDWGSVTLEYQGAARLDPASFLAYLVSFRQHVDFHEQCVERIFLDLQRLLAPTKLTVYARYVRRGGLDINPYRSTAPITPDNRRLVRQ
- a CDS encoding copper resistance protein B; translation: MRINERVLAGVLIGLPLSALAMEMDDMPVGHFAVDRLEQRFHGDDQQLAWEAEGWYGNDRHKLVLKSEGERDAGGPTQSSQTQLLYRREASTFFDWQAGLRYDDQSGPQRSYAVLGLKGLAPQWIELDANLFVSEQGDPSLRVEAEYEWLLSQRWVLEPKLEYDLAMADDRDLDIGAGGSTLEAGLRLHYRITPAFSPYVGYQWEKTYGRSSDWLREAGEDDEEGAWVVGLRFWL